The following proteins are encoded in a genomic region of Oceanisphaera profunda:
- the metG gene encoding methionine--tRNA ligase, producing MATEPRKILVTCALPYANGSIHLGHMLEHIQADIWVRYQRMRGHTVHFICADDAHGTPIMLKAKQLGIEPEAMIAAVKEEHEADFARFNIGFDNYHTTHSVENREFAELIYGRLKENGYIENRTISQLYDPEQNMFLPDRFVKGTCPKCKAEDQYGDNCDVCSATYSPTELINPRSAVSGATPIMKDSEHFFFDLPQFSTMLKAWTRSGALQEEMANKLEEWFETGLQQWDITRDAPYFGFEIPDAPGKYFYVWLDAPIGYMGSFKNYCDKRDDLNFDEYWQKDSTTELYHFIGKDIVYFHSLFWPAMLEGSGFRKPTNIFVHGYVTVDGAKMSKSKGTFIKADTYLKHLDPECLRYYYAAKLSSRIDDLDLNLTDFVARVNSDVVNKLVNLASRNAGFIAKRFDGQLAATCSEPELYAEFAAAGERIGHSFEQREFGRAIREIMALADKANRYVDDKAPWVLAKQEGKDQELQDVCSVGINLFRVLMTYLKPVMPKLTERAEAYLNTTLSWDAVVSPLVSHQVNPFSALFNRMDPAKIAAMVEDSKEDLEVELSLAAPAAAESSQLTDDPISPTISFDDFAKIDLRIALIKKAESVPKANKLLRLELDLGGETRQVFAGIKSAYAPEDLEGKLTVMVANLAPRQMSFGLSEGMVLAAGPGGKDLWILEPHAGAQPGMRIK from the coding sequence ATGGCTACCGAACCGCGTAAGATACTTGTCACCTGTGCCCTACCCTATGCCAATGGATCTATCCACCTTGGCCATATGTTGGAGCATATTCAGGCCGATATCTGGGTTCGTTATCAGCGAATGCGAGGCCATACAGTTCATTTTATCTGTGCTGATGACGCTCATGGTACGCCCATTATGCTCAAGGCCAAGCAATTAGGCATAGAGCCAGAAGCAATGATTGCCGCCGTAAAAGAAGAGCACGAAGCAGACTTTGCACGCTTTAATATTGGCTTTGATAACTATCACACTACCCACAGCGTTGAGAACCGTGAATTTGCCGAGCTGATTTACGGTCGCTTAAAAGAAAACGGTTACATTGAGAACCGCACTATTTCTCAGCTGTACGATCCTGAGCAAAACATGTTTTTGCCAGACCGCTTTGTGAAAGGCACCTGCCCTAAGTGTAAAGCCGAAGACCAATACGGCGATAACTGTGATGTATGTTCGGCCACCTATAGCCCCACCGAGCTGATTAATCCGCGCTCTGCGGTGTCCGGTGCCACGCCCATTATGAAAGACAGCGAGCACTTCTTCTTCGACCTGCCCCAGTTTAGCACCATGCTGAAAGCCTGGACGCGCTCAGGCGCACTGCAAGAAGAAATGGCCAACAAGCTGGAAGAGTGGTTTGAAACCGGTTTACAGCAGTGGGACATCACCCGTGATGCGCCCTACTTTGGCTTTGAAATTCCTGATGCGCCGGGCAAATATTTTTACGTGTGGCTGGATGCACCTATCGGCTACATGGGCTCGTTTAAGAATTACTGCGATAAGCGCGACGATCTAAACTTTGATGAATACTGGCAGAAAGACAGCACCACTGAGCTGTATCATTTTATCGGTAAAGACATTGTTTATTTCCACAGCCTGTTTTGGCCCGCCATGCTTGAGGGCAGTGGTTTTAGAAAGCCGACCAATATCTTCGTCCATGGTTATGTGACGGTAGATGGCGCGAAAATGTCGAAGTCTAAAGGCACCTTTATTAAGGCCGACACCTACCTTAAGCACTTAGATCCTGAGTGCCTGCGTTATTACTACGCCGCTAAATTATCGAGCCGCATCGATGACTTGGACTTAAATTTGACTGACTTTGTGGCCCGCGTAAACAGCGATGTGGTGAACAAGCTGGTGAACTTAGCCTCACGCAATGCGGGCTTTATTGCCAAGCGTTTTGATGGTCAATTGGCTGCTACTTGCAGCGAGCCTGAGCTATACGCCGAATTTGCTGCGGCCGGTGAGCGTATTGGTCACAGCTTTGAGCAGCGTGAATTTGGTCGTGCTATTCGTGAAATCATGGCGCTGGCTGATAAAGCCAACCGTTACGTGGACGACAAAGCCCCCTGGGTGCTGGCCAAGCAAGAAGGTAAAGACCAAGAGCTGCAAGACGTATGCTCGGTGGGCATTAACTTGTTCCGCGTATTAATGACCTACTTAAAGCCGGTAATGCCAAAGTTAACCGAGCGCGCAGAAGCTTACTTGAACACCACCCTAAGCTGGGACGCGGTGGTTTCACCTTTAGTGTCCCATCAGGTGAATCCGTTTAGCGCGCTGTTTAATCGTATGGATCCGGCTAAGATTGCCGCCATGGTGGAAGACTCTAAAGAAGACTTAGAAGTGGAGCTATCCTTGGCCGCCCCTGCTGCAGCCGAAAGCAGCCAATTGACTGATGATCCGATTAGCCCGACTATCAGCTTTGATGACTTTGCTAAGATTGACCTGCGTATCGCCTTAATCAAAAAAGCCGAGTCTGTGCCCAAGGCCAATAAGCTACTGCGCTTAGAGCTGGACTTAGGCGGCGAAACTCGCCAAGTGTTTGCTGGCATTAAATCTGCGTATGCACCGGAAGATCTGGAAGGCAAGCTGACGGTGATGGTGGCCAACCTAGCACCGCGCCAGATGAGCTTTGGCTTAAGCGAGGGCATGGTATTGGCTGCCGGCCCGGGTGGTAAAGACCTGTGGATCTTAGAGCCCCACGCCGGCGCCCAGCCAGGGATGCGGATTAAATAA